In Nocardioides cavernae, a single genomic region encodes these proteins:
- a CDS encoding RsmB/NOP family class I SAM-dependent RNA methyltransferase, translating to MSDRRRPVDKARRAALDVLTAVRADDAYANLVLPQVLRKHGLTGRDAALATELSSGAIRMHGLYDAVIDACLTKPRLQPEVRDVLRLGTHQLLSMRVPDHAAISTSVDLVRATVGRGPAGLVNAVLRTISRRDLAGWVDEVAPDRQHDPYAHLAVARSHPRWVVAALGEALAASVGSDDELDALLEADNAPPRVTLVARPGMSTVEELEAAGGTRTGRSPYAVTLAGGDPSAVPAVAEGRAGVQDEGSQVVALALADSPMDGRDERWLDLCAGPGGKAALLAALAAQRGAVLVANERQPHRAALVASALRATPEAAAQVLAGDGMRPAWLPGTFDRVLVDAPCSGLGALRRRPESRWRRTPEDVEELVGIQQVLLDSALESVRPGGVVVYATCSPVVAETSDVVRAVLARRGDTDEVDRFQLWPHRDGTDAMFAATLRRRA from the coding sequence GTGAGTGACCGACGCCGCCCGGTCGACAAGGCCCGCCGCGCGGCGCTCGACGTGCTCACCGCCGTGCGCGCCGACGACGCCTACGCGAACCTCGTGCTGCCGCAGGTCCTGCGCAAGCACGGGCTGACCGGTCGCGACGCCGCGCTGGCCACCGAGCTCTCGTCCGGGGCGATCCGGATGCACGGTCTGTACGACGCCGTGATCGACGCCTGCCTCACCAAGCCGCGCCTCCAGCCGGAGGTGCGCGACGTGCTCCGGCTGGGGACGCACCAGCTGCTCTCCATGCGGGTCCCCGACCACGCCGCGATCTCGACCAGCGTCGACCTCGTCCGCGCCACCGTCGGCCGGGGGCCGGCCGGCCTGGTCAACGCCGTCCTGCGCACGATCAGCCGGCGCGACCTCGCCGGGTGGGTCGACGAGGTCGCACCCGACCGGCAGCACGACCCGTACGCCCACCTCGCCGTCGCCAGGTCCCACCCCCGCTGGGTCGTCGCGGCGCTGGGGGAGGCGCTGGCCGCGTCCGTCGGCAGCGACGACGAGCTCGACGCGTTGCTGGAGGCCGACAACGCCCCGCCGCGGGTCACGCTGGTCGCCCGCCCCGGCATGTCGACCGTCGAGGAGCTCGAGGCCGCGGGCGGCACCCGCACCGGCCGGTCGCCGTACGCCGTGACCCTGGCCGGTGGCGACCCTTCCGCCGTCCCGGCGGTCGCCGAGGGACGCGCCGGGGTGCAGGACGAGGGTTCGCAGGTCGTCGCGCTCGCGCTGGCGGATTCCCCGATGGACGGCCGCGACGAGCGGTGGCTCGACCTGTGCGCCGGGCCGGGGGGCAAGGCCGCCCTGTTGGCGGCGCTGGCTGCTCAGCGCGGGGCGGTGCTCGTCGCCAACGAGCGCCAGCCGCACCGGGCCGCGCTGGTCGCGTCGGCGCTGCGTGCCACACCCGAGGCCGCCGCGCAGGTGCTCGCCGGCGACGGCATGCGCCCCGCCTGGCTCCCCGGCACCTTCGACCGGGTGCTGGTCGACGCTCCGTGCTCGGGGCTCGGTGCGCTCCGACGACGTCCCGAGTCGCGCTGGCGTCGTACGCCCGAGGACGTCGAGGAGCTCGTCGGGATCCAGCAGGTGCTGCTCGACTCGGCCCTGGAGTCGGTGCGACCGGGCGGCGTGGTGGTCTACGCGACCTGCTCGCCCGTGGTCGCGGAGACCAGCGACGTCGTACGCGCCGTGCTGGCCCGCCGCGGCGACACCGACGAGGTCGACCGCTTCCAGCTGTGGCCGCACCGCGACGGCACCGACGCGATGTTCGCAGCCACCCTGCGGCGTCGGGCCTGA
- the def gene encoding peptide deformylase — protein sequence MAVQPIRLFGDPVLRQRAVEVDDFNREVRQLVTDLTDTMLAAPGAGLAAPQIGVGLRVFTWNVHGEVGHLVNPSLELSDETQDGAEGCLSLPELTYDCLRALSVVATGFDMYGEPQRIEASELLARAMQHETDHLDGILFIDKLDTAARKAAMKEIRESEWFGLEQPTVRFSPHPTNGFAR from the coding sequence GTGGCCGTCCAGCCCATCCGTCTCTTCGGTGACCCCGTGCTCCGCCAGCGCGCGGTGGAGGTCGACGACTTCAACCGCGAGGTCCGTCAGCTCGTCACCGACCTGACCGACACGATGCTCGCCGCCCCCGGCGCCGGTCTCGCGGCGCCGCAGATCGGCGTGGGCCTGCGGGTCTTCACCTGGAACGTCCACGGCGAGGTCGGCCACCTGGTCAACCCCTCCCTCGAGCTCTCCGACGAGACCCAGGACGGCGCGGAGGGCTGCCTCTCCCTCCCGGAGCTCACCTACGACTGCCTCCGGGCGCTGTCTGTGGTCGCGACCGGCTTCGACATGTACGGCGAGCCGCAGCGGATCGAGGCGTCGGAGCTGCTGGCCCGCGCCATGCAGCACGAGACCGACCACCTCGACGGCATCCTCTTCATCGACAAGCTCGACACCGCCGCGCGCAAGGCGGCGATGAAGGAGATCCGCGAGTCCGAGTGGTTCGGTCTCGAGCAGCCGACGGTCCGCTTCAGCCCCCACCCGACGAACGGATTCGCCCGATGA
- the fmt gene encoding methionyl-tRNA formyltransferase, which yields MRVVFAGTPEVAVPALDAIADSRHELVGVVTRPDAPSGRGRRLVASPVAQRAEELGVPVLKPEHPRDPDFQQELAALRPDACPVVAYGALLPQSALDLVPHGWINLHFSVLPSWRGAAPVQHSLWAGDEVTGATTFRIVKALDAGPVFGVMTERVRPTDTAGDLLARLADGGAGLLVQTLDGIEDGTLEAREQQAEGVSFAPKILVEDARIDWNLPAVAIDRQVRACEPAPGAWSTFEGERIKIGPLRPVDRGPLTPGVLEVTKNAVFVGTATTPVELGQVKAFGKKQMGAADWARGVRLESGVRLGEQVVPS from the coding sequence ATGCGCGTCGTCTTCGCCGGCACGCCCGAGGTTGCCGTGCCCGCGCTCGACGCGATCGCCGACAGCCGCCACGAGCTCGTCGGCGTCGTCACCCGACCCGACGCCCCGAGCGGGCGGGGTCGCAGGCTGGTCGCCAGCCCGGTCGCCCAACGCGCGGAGGAGCTCGGCGTACCCGTCCTCAAGCCCGAGCACCCGCGCGACCCGGACTTCCAGCAGGAGCTCGCCGCGCTGCGTCCCGACGCCTGCCCGGTCGTGGCGTACGGCGCCCTGCTCCCGCAGTCGGCGCTCGACCTGGTGCCGCACGGCTGGATCAACCTGCACTTCTCCGTGCTCCCGTCCTGGCGCGGCGCCGCCCCCGTGCAGCACTCGCTCTGGGCGGGTGACGAGGTCACCGGCGCGACCACGTTCCGGATCGTCAAGGCGCTCGACGCCGGACCGGTCTTCGGGGTGATGACCGAGCGGGTGCGGCCCACCGACACCGCCGGTGACCTCCTCGCGCGCCTGGCCGACGGCGGAGCGGGCCTGCTGGTGCAGACCCTCGACGGGATCGAGGACGGCACCCTCGAGGCGCGCGAGCAGCAGGCGGAGGGCGTCTCGTTCGCCCCCAAGATCCTCGTCGAGGACGCCCGCATCGACTGGAACCTCCCGGCGGTGGCCATCGACCGGCAGGTACGCGCCTGCGAGCCGGCCCCCGGTGCGTGGAGCACCTTCGAGGGCGAGCGGATCAAGATCGGCCCGCTGCGCCCGGTCGACCGCGGGCCGCTGACCCCGGGCGTCCTGGAGGTCACCAAGAACGCCGTGTTCGTCGGCACCGCCACCACGCCCGTCGAGCTCGGTCAGGTCAAGGCCTTCGGCAAGAAGCAGATGGGCGCCGCAGACTGGGCCCGCGGCGTGCGCCTGGAGTCCGGCGTCCGCCTCGGCGAGCAGGTCGTCCCCTCGTGA
- a CDS encoding AAA family ATPase gives MPLRGQDVARHPVRRIEVRAGHELPDHRYPASIPAVAQVLRDGLDLAPGVTFLVGENGSGKSTLVEGAAIAYGLSPEGGSTHSRHSTRATESPLSDALQLVRGAGASKWGFFLRAETMHGWYSYIEDLGGDVAFHDLSHGESFLAVLESRFTGPGFFCLDEPEAALSFSSTLGLVATLQRVVARRGQVLCATHSPVLAAMPGARILEAGPWGLRESAWEDLEVVDHWRRYLAEPWAYLRHLQDD, from the coding sequence ATGCCGCTGCGGGGTCAGGACGTCGCCCGCCACCCCGTGCGTCGCATCGAGGTGCGCGCCGGCCACGAGCTCCCGGATCACCGCTACCCAGCATCGATCCCGGCCGTCGCCCAGGTGCTGCGCGACGGGCTCGATCTGGCCCCGGGCGTCACCTTCCTCGTCGGGGAGAACGGCTCGGGCAAGTCCACGCTCGTCGAAGGCGCGGCGATCGCCTACGGCCTCTCGCCGGAGGGCGGCAGCACGCACAGCCGGCACTCCACCCGTGCCACCGAGTCGCCGCTCAGCGACGCGCTGCAGCTGGTCAGGGGCGCCGGGGCCAGCAAGTGGGGCTTCTTCCTGCGCGCCGAGACGATGCACGGCTGGTACTCCTACATCGAGGACCTCGGTGGTGACGTCGCCTTCCACGACCTGAGCCACGGCGAGTCGTTCCTCGCGGTGCTGGAGTCCCGGTTCACGGGACCGGGCTTCTTCTGCCTCGACGAGCCGGAGGCAGCGCTGTCGTTCTCCTCGACCCTGGGGCTTGTCGCGACGTTGCAGCGCGTCGTGGCGCGTCGCGGCCAGGTCCTGTGCGCGACCCACTCCCCCGTGCTCGCCGCCATGCCCGGCGCCCGGATCCTGGAGGCCGGGCCGTGGGGGCTGCGCGAGTCGGCGTGGGAGGACCTGGAGGTCGTCGACCACTGGCGGCGCTACCTCGCCGAGCCGTGGGCCTACCTGCGCCACCTGCAGGACGACTGA
- the ligD gene encoding non-homologous end-joining DNA ligase: MASPFIEIEVDDRVVKVTNPDRVYFPPTDAAPSGATKVDLVEYYLAVGDGIVNALLERPCMLHRFPKGLAGDKVHQKRLPAGAPDWVETVQLFFPRWKRTADELCVTELASVIWAVQMSTVEFHPWNSRRSDTEKPDEWRIDLDPGPACDWATVQRVAHIAHEVLDELGAVGFPKTSGGSGMHVYVRIPPDHGFQDVRRGALAFAREVERRAGGEVTTAWWRKDRDPSQLFVDYNQNARDHTIAAAYSVRGVPEARVSAPIRWDEVDGCVPDDFTIFTMPQRFAEIGDLHAGIDDHPFDIAPLLEWATRDESEGAEAPPEPEET; this comes from the coding sequence ATGGCGTCGCCGTTCATCGAGATCGAGGTCGACGACCGCGTCGTCAAGGTCACCAACCCCGACCGCGTCTACTTCCCGCCCACCGACGCGGCGCCGAGCGGCGCGACCAAGGTCGACCTCGTCGAGTACTACCTCGCCGTCGGCGACGGGATCGTCAACGCCCTCCTCGAGCGTCCGTGCATGCTGCACCGCTTCCCCAAGGGACTGGCGGGCGACAAGGTGCACCAGAAGCGCCTGCCCGCCGGAGCACCCGACTGGGTGGAGACCGTCCAGCTGTTCTTCCCGCGGTGGAAGCGCACCGCCGACGAGCTGTGCGTGACCGAGCTGGCGAGCGTCATCTGGGCGGTGCAGATGTCGACGGTCGAGTTCCACCCGTGGAACAGCCGGCGCTCCGACACCGAGAAGCCCGACGAGTGGCGCATCGACCTCGACCCGGGGCCCGCATGTGACTGGGCCACCGTTCAGCGGGTCGCTCACATCGCCCACGAGGTGCTCGACGAGCTCGGTGCCGTCGGCTTCCCCAAGACCAGCGGCGGGTCGGGGATGCACGTCTACGTGCGGATCCCACCCGACCACGGCTTCCAGGACGTACGCCGCGGCGCGCTGGCGTTCGCACGCGAGGTCGAGCGGCGGGCCGGGGGAGAGGTCACGACGGCGTGGTGGCGCAAGGACCGCGACCCCTCGCAGCTCTTCGTCGACTACAACCAGAACGCCCGCGACCACACCATCGCCGCCGCCTACTCCGTCCGGGGCGTGCCCGAGGCCCGCGTGTCGGCGCCGATCCGCTGGGACGAGGTCGACGGCTGCGTGCCCGACGACTTCACCATCTTCACGATGCCCCAGCGGTTCGCGGAGATCGGCGACCTGCACGCCGGGATCGACGACCACCCGTTCGACATCGCCCCGCTGCTCGAGTGGGCGACCCGCGACGAGTCCGAGGGCGCCGAGGCGCCACCGGAGCCCGAGGAGACCTAG
- a CDS encoding MmcQ/YjbR family DNA-binding protein has translation MSRPARPEDVDEICGSLPETELGISWGDRPTWKVPRGDKGKGFVLYRAPHKSAVDPDTGEMYDDLVVITTPTEVEKHALVADGSTPFFTIDHFKGYAAVLVQQSRLGEIGRDELEEIITDAWATKAPKKLVREHLGE, from the coding sequence GTGAGCCGGCCCGCCCGTCCGGAGGACGTCGACGAGATCTGCGGCAGCCTGCCGGAGACCGAGCTCGGGATCTCCTGGGGCGACCGGCCGACCTGGAAGGTGCCCCGCGGCGACAAGGGCAAGGGTTTCGTCCTCTACCGCGCGCCGCACAAGTCGGCCGTCGACCCGGACACGGGGGAGATGTACGACGACCTGGTCGTGATCACGACGCCGACCGAGGTGGAGAAGCACGCGCTGGTCGCGGACGGGTCCACGCCGTTCTTCACCATCGACCACTTCAAGGGCTACGCCGCCGTGCTCGTGCAGCAGTCGCGGCTCGGGGAGATCGGCCGCGACGAGCTCGAGGAGATCATCACCGACGCCTGGGCGACGAAGGCGCCGAAGAAGCTCGTGCGGGAGCACCTCGGTGAGTGA